The Erinaceus europaeus chromosome 16, mEriEur2.1, whole genome shotgun sequence genome includes a window with the following:
- the STXBP6 gene encoding syntaxin-binding protein 6 — protein sequence MDIQCLVAMVVSDWWMFTQSVPVWSSGNSILHSAADSVTSAVQKASQALNERGERLGRAEEKTEDMRNSAQQFAETAHKLAMKHKC from the exons ATGGACATTCAGTGCCTGGTAGCCATGGTTGTGAGTGACTGGTGGATGTTCACTCAGTCTGTGCCGGTGTGG TCCTCAGGAAACAGCATCCTCCATTCCGCAGCCGACAGTGTGACCAGTGCGGTGCAGAAAGCAAGCCAGGCCTTGAATGAGCGTGGGGAGCGGTTAGGCCGagcagaggagaagacagaggacatGAGGAACAGTGCCCAGCAGTTTGCAGAAACTGCACACAAG CTTGCCATGAAACACAAATGTTGA